The Cucumis melo cultivar AY chromosome 6, USDA_Cmelo_AY_1.0, whole genome shotgun sequence genome includes a region encoding these proteins:
- the LOC103491872 gene encoding uncharacterized protein LOC103491872: MKAKARACLHTAVSPVIFNRLMALESAKEIWEFLKSEYEGGERIKGMKVLNLMREFERMQIKDSKSITEYSDKLIGIANKERALGRDLSDSRLVQKILVSVPKRYEATIASLENTKDLSKLKVIEVVSALQKQEQRRLMRQEGSIEGALKARMQQGEGGKEKKWKGNKGNGKSSMESLAKDVGSACKHYGKQNHPHFRCWRMPDVKCRRFYLLGHIERLCKAVTTQHGCTNHMTSYKDLFKDLDTSFKSRMKIGNGAYLEVKGKGTVSIESCAGTKLITEVLFVPEIDQNL; this comes from the exons ATGAAGGCAAAGGCAAGAGCTTGCCTACATACAGCTGTGTCTCCTGTTATATTCAACAGACTTATGGCCTTAGAGTCAGCAAAGGAGATCTGGGAGTTTCTCAAAAGTGAGTACGAAGGTGGTGAAAGAATTAAAGGCATGAAGGTGTTGAACTTGATGCGAGAATTCGAGCGAATGCAAATAAAGGATTCTAAGTCCATCACAGAATACTCAGATAAGTTGATTGGGATTGCTAATAAGGAAAGAGCATTAGGACGTGATTTATCTGATAGTAGATTGGTTCAGAAGATTCTGGTTTCAGTACCTAAGCGATATGAAGCAACTATTGCTTCCTTAGAAAATACTAAAGACCTCTCAAAACTTAAGGTGATAGAAGTAGTTAGTGCTTTGCAAAAACAAGAGCAAAGGAGGTTGATGAGGCAAGAAGGAAGCATTGAGGGGGCACTGAAAGCTAGAATGCAGCAGGGAGAAGGTGGAAAAGAGAAGAAGTGGAAAGGGAATAAGGGAAATGGCAAAAGTAGCATGGAGTCTCTTGCAAAGGATGTTGGTAGTGCATGCAAGCACTATGGAAAACAGAATCATCCACATTTCAGATGCTGGAGAATGCCAGATGTGAAGTGTAGAAGGTTTTATTTATTGGGGCACATTGAACGATTATGTAAGGCAGTAACCACTCAACA TGGGTGTACCAATCACATGACAAGTTACAAAGATTTGTTCAAGGACCTTGACACGTCATTCAAGTCAAGGATGAAAATTGGAAATGGTGCGTATTTAGAAGTAAAAGGGAAGGGCACAGTGTCAATAGAGAGTTGTGCTGGAACCAAGTTGATTACTGAAGTGTTGTTTGTCCCTGAGATTGATCAAAACTTGTGA
- the LOC103491776 gene encoding putative calcium-binding protein CML19 gives MEKLWCYKRVFEHFDSDGDGKISPSELRECIAVVSGEKLSVVEAQEAVAEFDSDGDGQLEEEDFMRFVDGGGKEEKVKELREAFKMYEMEGSGLITAESLRRMLRKMGETRSLRDCMAMIAKFDVDGDGVLNFDEFKVMMS, from the coding sequence ATGGAGAAGCTTTGGTGCTACAAGAGAGTGTTTGAGCATTTTGATTCGGATGGAGATGGGAAAATTTCCCCTTCCGAGCTACGGGAATGTATAGCGGTGGTGTCGGGGGAGAAGCTATCGGTGGTAGAGGCGCAAGAGGCGGTGGCGGAGTTCGACTCGGATGGAGACGGGCAGCTGGAGGAGGAGGATTTCATGAGATTTGTCGACGGGGGAGGGAAGGAGGAGAAGGTGAAGGAGCTTAGAGAAGCTTTTAAAATGTACGAAATGGAGGGGTCCGGATTGATTACGGCGGAGAGTTTGAGGAGGATGTTGAGGAAAATGGGAGAGACTAGAAGTTTGAGGGATTGTATGGCTATGATTGCTAAATTTGATGTTGATGGTGATGGTGTTCTTAATTTTGATGAGTTCAAGGTTATGATGTCGTGA